A stretch of Chitinophaga caeni DNA encodes these proteins:
- a CDS encoding tetratricopeptide repeat protein — protein MKRIIVSLLLCSLTLGAIAQRSKVNSAENHYNSKEYDKANEDIDLALQHDKTKDDVRAWYLKGKILEALAIKDKSVPQSMEAFSAFKKALELNPKYTEAVLDLYNRLFNLYATVGNSAYGYLNDQKWAEASADFDKAFQIKEFTNSKELSGTIAEDTAMVFYAGYVANQAGEKDKAFENLKKAADLQYKGEPALYVILAQQYEERGDNANWLKTIEQGKSLFPDDKRFNDMEMIYYSKTGKTSELLSMLDKKVADNPNDFEVVLDYAIRLDNVANPRDETGNDLPRPANYEELIGKAETNYKKALALNPNDATANFQLGALYFNRAVNFNKEINNMASKDLSSPKAKELQAKVESLMDQALPYFEKADEAFTAQGANIDPNDRVTYENCLIALQKIYAIKSKNDKVDAVKKKLEALRG, from the coding sequence ATGAAAAGAATCATTGTATCTCTTCTCTTATGTAGTCTTACGCTCGGTGCGATAGCTCAACGTTCTAAAGTTAACAGCGCTGAGAATCACTACAATAGTAAAGAGTACGACAAAGCTAACGAGGACATCGATCTTGCCCTTCAACACGACAAAACGAAAGATGATGTAAGAGCTTGGTATTTGAAAGGTAAAATCCTGGAAGCTTTGGCTATCAAAGATAAAAGTGTTCCACAGTCTATGGAAGCTTTCAGCGCCTTTAAAAAGGCATTGGAGTTGAACCCGAAATACACCGAAGCTGTTCTCGATTTGTACAACCGTTTATTTAACTTGTACGCAACCGTGGGTAACTCTGCTTACGGGTACCTGAATGATCAGAAATGGGCGGAAGCTTCTGCTGATTTCGATAAGGCTTTTCAAATTAAAGAGTTTACGAATAGTAAGGAATTGAGCGGTACCATCGCTGAAGATACTGCCATGGTTTTTTATGCCGGCTATGTTGCTAACCAAGCAGGTGAAAAAGATAAGGCTTTCGAAAATCTGAAAAAAGCAGCTGACCTGCAATACAAAGGCGAACCCGCATTGTACGTGATCCTTGCACAGCAATATGAAGAGCGCGGTGATAATGCTAATTGGTTGAAAACCATCGAGCAAGGTAAATCTTTGTTCCCGGATGACAAACGTTTTAACGATATGGAAATGATTTATTATTCCAAAACCGGTAAAACGTCTGAATTGTTAAGCATGCTGGATAAAAAAGTGGCCGACAATCCGAATGACTTCGAAGTTGTATTGGATTACGCAATCCGCCTGGATAACGTGGCTAACCCCCGCGATGAAACTGGAAACGATTTACCTCGCCCCGCTAACTATGAAGAATTGATTGGTAAAGCGGAAACTAATTACAAGAAAGCATTGGCATTAAATCCTAATGACGCCACTGCTAACTTCCAATTAGGTGCGCTGTATTTCAACCGCGCCGTTAATTTTAATAAGGAAATTAATAACATGGCTAGTAAGGACTTGAGCTCTCCTAAGGCTAAGGAATTGCAAGCTAAGGTTGAATCATTGATGGATCAAGCATTGCCGTATTTTGAGAAAGCTGATGAAGCATTCACAGCGCAAGGCGCGAACATCGATCCAAATGATCGTGTTACTTACGAAAACTGTTTGATTGCTTTGCAAAAAATCTATGCCATCAAATCTAAAAATGATAAAGTAGATGCTGTCAAGAAGAAATTAGAGGCGCTGAGAGGCTAA
- a CDS encoding alpha/beta fold hydrolase, translated as MNKRQFASFLPALFSFIIIAVSCQQGPQSSSGTDHEKNDSSSVKATAAPVDKGYAEVNGLKMYYEVYGKGQPIVLLHGSFMTIPLNWSKVIPQLAANRQVIVAEMQGHGRTKDIDREFSYENMADDVSGLLKHLKVDSADVLGYSMGAGIAFQFAIRHPEQLRRLIVLSGTYSHDGWWPDVEESFKHMNAEMFKGSPIEQQYDSLGNDPAQFENYIKKIISADTKSYDWTKEAKNIKAPIFMIIGDDDGVRYEHAIELFKAKGGGKMGDLHGLPASRLAILPGTTHIGMIQHADWWIPMVTDFLDSDLSPTPPMTF; from the coding sequence ATGAATAAGCGTCAATTTGCTTCTTTCCTTCCTGCCCTATTTTCTTTTATTATTATCGCGGTTTCTTGCCAACAGGGTCCTCAAAGTTCATCGGGAACAGATCATGAAAAAAATGATTCTAGTTCTGTGAAAGCTACTGCTGCCCCGGTAGATAAAGGGTATGCAGAAGTTAATGGTTTAAAGATGTATTATGAAGTTTATGGAAAGGGTCAACCAATCGTGTTATTACATGGATCATTTATGACCATTCCGCTAAACTGGTCAAAGGTTATTCCTCAATTGGCCGCTAACAGGCAAGTAATTGTTGCAGAGATGCAAGGTCATGGCCGGACAAAAGATATAGATAGGGAATTTAGCTATGAAAATATGGCCGACGATGTTTCCGGATTATTAAAGCATCTCAAGGTCGATAGCGCCGATGTACTGGGCTACAGCATGGGCGCCGGGATCGCCTTTCAATTTGCGATTCGCCACCCCGAACAACTTAGAAGGTTGATTGTACTTTCAGGAACATATTCCCATGATGGATGGTGGCCCGATGTAGAAGAAAGTTTTAAGCATATGAATGCGGAGATGTTTAAAGGATCCCCTATAGAACAGCAGTATGATAGCCTTGGAAATGATCCTGCCCAATTCGAAAACTACATTAAAAAAATCATCAGTGCAGATACTAAATCCTATGACTGGACTAAAGAAGCCAAAAACATCAAGGCTCCCATATTTATGATCATCGGTGATGATGACGGTGTTAGATATGAACATGCAATAGAACTGTTCAAAGCTAAGGGCGGCGGCAAAATGGGAGATCTTCATGGACTACCGGCATCACGTTTAGCCATCCTTCCCGGTACGACCCACATCGGTATGATACAACACGCCGACTGGTGGATCCCCATGGTAACCGATTTCCTTGACTCTGACCTCAGCCCCACCCCACCAATGACATTCTAA